A region from the Bacteroidota bacterium genome encodes:
- a CDS encoding cytochrome c, with product MLSKSQARTFFLGGTAITFAIFLGLSWNSLVNEVPTQTNAHLLNAEVVRGKALWEKNNCMGCHTIFGEGAYYAPELTKVYERRGEGYIKAALMSKVPWAPRGRKMVAYGFSEEQANDLVAFLKWAGEVDLNGFPPKPDVKR from the coding sequence ATGTTGTCGAAATCACAAGCACGCACTTTTTTTCTGGGAGGAACGGCAATCACTTTTGCCATTTTCCTGGGATTATCGTGGAACTCGTTGGTCAATGAAGTTCCAACTCAAACCAATGCACATCTTCTTAACGCTGAAGTGGTACGTGGCAAAGCCTTATGGGAGAAGAACAATTGCATGGGCTGTCATACCATTTTTGGCGAAGGAGCCTATTATGCTCCAGAGCTCACCAAGGTTTACGAACGCCGGGGTGAGGGATACATCAAGGCTGCATTAATGTCGAAAGTGCCCTGGGCACCGCGCGGTCGCAAAATGGTAGCCTACGGCTTTTCGGAAGAGCAGGCCAACGACCTCGTTGCGTTTCTAAAATGGGCAGGCGAAGTTGATTTGAACGGGTTTCCGCCAAAACCCGATGTAAAGCGTTAA